AGGAAGAGTATGACGGGCTTGTTGTTGTAAAAGACATCAATTACCACACTTTCTGTGAGCATCACTTGATTCCTTTTTACGGCAAAGTTCACGTTGGGTATCTCCCTAAGGGAAGAATTGTAGGTTTAAGCAAATTCGCTCGTTTAGTGGAACTGTTAGCGCAGAGACCGCAAGTTCAAGAGCGAATGACGCAACAAATAGCAGATGCAATCATGGAGGCTCTTGAGCCTAAAGGAGTCATTGTCAAAGTGGCAGGGGTTCACCTCTGTATGTGCGCGCGCGGTGTAAAGAAGCCCGGAACGGAAACTGTAACTTTGGTCAAGAAGGGTATCTTTGCGGAGAATGATTTGTTGGTGCAAGAATTCGAACAGTCCCTCTAAGGCAGCCAAGAGGAAGGTGATTCTAATGATCTATATGTCCAGGAGAGTGGACTTTTCCGCTGCACATGTGTACAGGAAAGCGTCTTGGAGCAACGAGAGAAACGTTCGGGTGTTTGGTGCATGCAGCAATCCGAACGGTCATGGCCATGATTATGTATTGGAAGTTATGGTTAGGGGTCATTTGGATGCCAGATCCGGGATTGTCGTCAACATCGTTGATATAGACAGGATTGTTAAGGGAATCATCCGTAACGAATTGGACGGGAAGTTTTTGGATCGCGAACACTCTTATTTTAAAGAAAAAATACCCACAACGGAAAATATCGTCGAATATCTCTGGTCCAGATTCGATGGCGCTTTTCCAAATTGCGAACTTTATAAAATTCGCTTACAGGAGAATCCGTTCCTATTTTCGGAAAAAGAGGGAGAATCAATGGTTACATTGACAAGGAAATATCACTTTAGCGCCGCTCATCGGCTCCATAGCGATTTTTTGACGGAAGAAGAAAATGCAGCTATATTCGGGAAATGCAACAATCCTCATGGGCATGGCCATAATTATCGTCTTGAAGTTACTGTTAGCGGGAGTCCAGATCCCGAGACCGGAATGATTGTGAATTTGACCGATCTGGATCGAACCATTGAACGCGTTGTTCTGGATAAATTTGACCATAAGCATTTGAATCTCGATACGGAGGAGTTCAAAAACCTGAATCCAACGTCCGAAGTGGTTGCGTTGGTTATATGGAATATGCTTGAGCCGCACATCCCAAATCTTTATAAAATCGGGCTTTGGGAGACGGAGAAAAATTATTTTGAATACTGCGGACCGGTAAAGGAGTAAGAGTATGTTTGATCTTAATAGCATACGCGGGAAAACAATTGCAATCACTGGTGCAAGCCGTGGAATTGGGAAGGAAACTGCACAATTACTTGGGAGCCTTGGCGCCAATCTCGTGTTGGGAAGTCGCAATGTCCCGGATCTCACGAAAGTATCCAGTCAAATCCAAGCTAAAGACGCGAGTGTGTTGGCAGTTCAACTGGATGTTACAAATGAGTCGTCTGTCCGCCATTTTCTCGATGCTTCCATCAGTCAATTTGGAGCAGTTGACGCGTTAATAAACAGTGCGGGCGTAGGTACGTTCGCAAGCATCATTGATTTATCCTCGGATGATTTCGAGAACATGCTGGCAGTTAACTTGAAAGGAACATTCCTTTGCTGCAAATACTTCGGACAGCATATGGCCGCTCGGAGGAAAGGTCAAATTCTAAATATGGTGTCGATTGCAGGTACAACAGCTCTTCCGGGGTGCGGGGGGTATTCCGCTTCAAAATTTGGGGTTCTCGGATTTACCCGTGTATTACAAACCGAACTGCGTGACAAGGGGGTTCGTGTCACATCCGTACTGCCTGGTGCGGTTGACAGCCCGTTTTGGGAGAAAATCAGCCAAAAACCGGACACGGCTGACATGATTCCTTTGCAGGTTATGGCACGTCACATTGTGTATTTACTTACTCAACCTGATGGTGCAGTTGTAGACGAAATTACAATAATGCCTCCTTTTGGAATTCTGTAATGAGGTGGAGCGGTGGATGTTCGTGGCTTGTTCAACAAGATGTTTCAACGCCAGGACAACAGTCCGCATGATCAACGGATTGTTAATCCGGTGCTGCCTAGACTTTCCCTTGAGTTTGTTAAAGAAAGAGCGATTATCGGCTGGATGGCCAATCGAATGGGGGAGTACCTGTCCTGGAATAAAGGGGCAAGGGATTTTTTGTTTTTCAAGTCATTTCTAAGTAAAGAGGAAAGCGACGAGAATGAACTTCTGAAATTATCTGAATTAATGTTTCAGTGGTGTACGAAAGGTGAAAATGTCCCGGAAAAAATCAAACATAAACGTTTGGCGCCTTCTTTAGAAACGGCTTTCTTAAATGTGTATCGGGAATATAGCGAATATTGTAAAAGAGTGAATTCTGAGCCTGCAGTTATCGCACAGAACGATCCGAATGGGGATTTGAACATGTGGGGAGTGTATCGGGACGTTATGTACGCAGCCACGCAGAGAAGGTTTCTGCTTATCTCGAATGATGAGCTGGAAGTGTATATGCAGGGTACGATTCTCCTCGAACAAGAAGTGAAAGAGCGGGCGGATATTGCGGTTTGCCGGGAGAAAACGAAGGATGTTTTTCAAACGCTGGGAATCGAACCCTCGACAATTATGAGTTGGCAGTTGGCGATCAGTGAAGCGGTCACTAATATTCTGAAACATGCCGAATATGGCAGGATGTCTGTCATGGAGAATGGGGAGGAAATTCAAGTCATCATCATGGATAAAGGACCGGGGTTTGCGCTTAACGAACTGCCGAACACAGTTCTGATGGCGGGATATTCCACCAAAAAATCACTTGGACAAGGGTTTACTCTAATGATGAAAATGACCCATCAGGTCTTATTAAACACCACCCCGAACGGTTCGACCATCATACTAATTTTCAAGAAGGCAGGGCGAAGGAAATGAGTGAAACGATGAGGAACTTGCCAAAAGTACTCCTCTTCAATCGGGACAAACCGGGATGCTCTGATGGGTCAGATGATTCTTATCTTTACCAAAAAGGCGTGAGGTGCGAAGTAAATGAAACGGAAAACCGTAATGTCCCAAATGATATTAAAAATTGGAATTGTGCTGTTTTTAGTTGGTTCAGTGACAATCTCCCTTATTTATTATTTCGTAGCTATACAGATTAATCAAGTTGAAAAAGAAGAAGTTAGCACTGTGACTAAAATTGTCTCTAATACTATGGAATCCACTCAAACTTCCACTAAAATAATAGAAAACCTGATTACTCAAAAACTATTGACAGCATCCAAAGGAATCGCAAAGGAATTGCAAGGAAAGTCCATTGAACAAATTACTACGGAAGATCTTATTAAACTCAAAGAGCACTGGAACCTTTATGACATTACATTATTTATGAAAAAAGGGGATGATATTGTCGCTGTCAAATCCTCTCAACCCAAAGAGATTGGTTTGAGTACTAAGGGCTGGGGCTTCTGGTATCAAGCTTTTGATCAATTGTTGTCAGGTAAAAAAGTAACTGTTTCAGAAGGGTACTCAACTGACCACTTTTGGGCTGGTCCAATTTCATTGTCTGAGTGGGAAGGTAAATATATTTTATATGGATATTTTAATGATGGAACTACACCTTTTTTGATTAATCCCTACATTTTGGATCAAGATATTTATAATATTACTTATAAATCTGGTCCGAATCAGATGATTGAAAAATTAAAGAATGAAATGAACAGTGTTGAAGAAATATCAGTCATTAATGTGCCTGCATGGTTGAAAGGTAAGGAGAATAAAGTTGTTTATCCGGAATTCGATGAGCCTCTCCTGTATGGAACCCATTCGTTTTCTCTACCCATGGATAATGAGATTTTGAAAAAAGTAATGGAAAATAAAAAAGAATTAAACGTGCATTTTAAATCTGGTTCAAAACAATTAACCGAATATTTCATACCTTTTCCGCAGGATAGGGTATTGACAATAGTTTTAAACTCTCAATTTTACGAGAACATACAGAAAAAGTTATTGATATTCTTGATCTTTGACTTTTTAGTTTTGTTTTTAGTTATATTTACATTAATTAGAATCATTGCCAAACGTCAGTTGAAACCGTTGCAAAAAATAATCGCTCATTTGCGTCAGTTGTCCAGGGGAGATATGACCGAAAAATTGGACATTAGAGAAAATAACGAATGGGGATGGCTTGCAATACAAATCAACGAAATGACTGACAAAGTAAGCATGCTGATTTCCGATTTGAAAAAAGAAGTAAGATCCTTGAATTTTTTATCTTATTCATTGACGGAACGAGCGCAGTCATCTTTGGAAACGATGAGTAATTCTAGTACCTCCTTGACCGTTCATGCTCGTACAGTGTTTGCGGAATTAGGTTTTCAAATTGAAACGCTGATGCGGGATCTTGATATATTGGTTAATACGGTTTCTGGCTTGGAAGTAGATTCGAATCTAAAAACAAATTTAAAAGATTCTATATTGAATATTGGCTTAAAGTTGTCACAAATGGACGATTTAATGAAGTCAGATGCTCATAGTGTTACAGAGTTAGGTATGATGTTTTATGACACATTAAATGAAATCACAGAGGCCATAAACCATTTAAATAACTCAACTATGGATTTGCAAAGTAAAGCAGAAGTGTTTCAAATCGATGAAGACGAAATAAATTAAGAAGAGAAGACCACAGGGTGGTGCTCCTCTTAACAACCCTTGTCATGGCGTTTTTAAAAATATACTAACATGTTGAAAGGTGAGCGCCAATGGTTGAGTTTTCTTCTGTTAAAGAAAGGAAATGGAAGAAAAATACTGCCAATTGTTCCATAACTCCAATGATGCTTTATATCTGTATGAATTGACAGAATATGGAGTTCCTTCTCCTTTTACTGAAATCAACAATGTCGCTCTAATAAGGATGGGGTACAGTAAGGAAGAATTCAATACGATATCTATCCTGGAACTTACGAGTCCGGAATTTACCGATGAACTCCTCCGAATGCTTGTATGACGAGGACCCGAAGCATTACGGATACACCAATGACGCCAATTAATGCTCCAATCCAGTCATACAGGTCAGGTGTTTTCTTATTAGAATATTACATGAATAGTAAGACTATATTTTATATAATGGGAATAGGTAATTACCAATTTAAACGGGAGGCATTTGGATTGCAGAACATTAAAGCCATTGTATTTGATGCATACGGTACCTTGTTTGATGTACATACAGTAGTTGAAAAATGTGAACAATATTTCCCCACCCAAGGGAAGGTGATCAGTCAAATCTGGAGGCAAAAACAACTAGAGTATACATGGTTAAGATCACTTATGGGACGATATGAAGACTTTTGGCATGTAACTAGTGATGCTTTAACCTTTACTTTGAAAGAATTAGGATTAGAGACAAATGATGATATTTGTACGGATATTCTTAAAGAATATCTCTATTTAAAACCATATCCTGAAGTCCCTTATGCATTAAATGAACTAAAAAACCATACTTTAGCTATCCTTTCCAATGGTTCGCTCGAAATGTTAAATGATATGGTTCAGAACGCAGGGCTAAGAGAAGTATTTTCTAATGTAATTAGCGTCGATGAACTGAAAATTTTTAAGCCTTTCATGGGAGTTTATCAATTAGCCCCCGCAAAACTTGGAATTCGCAAAGAAGAAACATTATTTATCTCGTCAAATTCATGGGATGCTACAGGAGCAAAAGTATTTGGTTTCCAAGTTTGTTGGATCAACCGCTTTAATAAAACCTTCGATGAATTAAATACTCGTCCTGATCTCATTATCAAGAGTTTAGATGAATTAGTTACCTATATAAGATAAGAGTGTCTATCAGGAGGTGGTATCCCTTGTATTTTGAAGAATTTGAGGTTGGTCAAAAATTCCAACTTAAAACCATTACTTTAACGGAAAAAGAAATTTATGAATTTGCAGAGAAGTTTGATCCTCAACCGATACATATTGATGAGGAGTTTTCAAAAAGGAGCATCTTTAACGGCATCATTGCTTCAGGTTTCCATACCATGAGTGCGGTTTGGGGGCAATGGATTCGCGCCAATAAGTTCGGCACTGAAATTATCGGGGGAATCGGATTAGACTATATGACATGGAAGTCCCCCGTGAGACCAAATGAACAATTACAAACTATTGTAGAAGTGGTAGAGAAAATACCTTCTTCTAAAGGAGGAAGGGGGATTCTGGTTTTGAAATTCACTGTTATGAATCCAATCGAACAAGTAGTATTGGATACACAAGCCAGAGTGATAATAAAAAGTAAAATATAATGAAATAAGCCCTTCTTATTACAAAGGGCATATTTTTTAAATTCTATTCTTCCGTTATAACCCAAGAATGATCAAATTGGATACATCCTTTCAATGTTTGAGCAACAGGACAACCACGTTCAAATACGGATAAAGCGCGTTCTGCTGCTTCACGCGAACCTTTTGGGACAATGATTTCATAATGACAACTTATTTTAGTGATTTTTAAAACTCCTTCGGGAGCTTCAATTGTACCCTGAATTTCAGCACGCAGCCTGTTGGGGGATGTGGGGATTTTACGCGCTTCCAGCGCGCCGGCTAGAGTTCCTACGAGTCAGCCACCAGCGGCAGCTACGATATGATCTAAGGTGGATGGATATTCTACCTCTGGTTGTACTCCGTAGAATTGTTTTACTCCTCCGTGAACACCGTAATATACAGGTTGTTCAAAATCGCCAATATAAGCACGTCTGATCTTATTGGCTGTATCTTCTTGTATAATGGTGATTTTCGTTAATTCAATCGGTTGACTCAAATGACTCACCTTCCTTGCTATTGGATAGTGTTTCAATAATGAAAGGATACAATTAAATCCGATATCATGCAACTGAATGAATGGAATCAGGGGTATATAACTACCACCGTATCTCCCATTCACTCGCATTTTGTATTCTGCCCTCGTTATCGAAGAAAATTATTAGTTGAACAGGTGGAAACTCGATTCAAGGAACTGTGGGCTGAAATATGCCAAAAGAATGCATGCAGCGTATACAGCTATAACGTATACAGATCTTATGAAATACTGGTTCTTCCGCTATACCTGTGAGTATGGGGAATTCGGCCGTTAACTGTAGTGACCCCTTCAAACAAATGGCAATGTCCACCCGTTGGCAGCGGTATGTCCGGTCCTGTTCGTCCCTGAATGGTATGCGTGTGTCCATCGTTGAATGAGGTTACTGTGTAATATCCGTGAGTATGAGGGACGCCGATGGGGGCGGGTTCCGTGGTACCCGCGTACTGATGGGAATGTCCTATATCAAAAGATGTAGTACCGGCAAAATTGTGTACGTGCAGTACACGACCGTCCCACGTGATCAAATACATATCGTGAGAATGTTCATCACTCAAATTTTGATTGTCAGTATGCAACAAAATCCCTCGAATTACATGCTCTTCTTTCTTCTTCTCCTCCATTTTCCCCGTATCCTCTCCTTGTTTAAGAAGTAATAGACCGTCAATCGCCCGCCGCTGCCAGACCAACTGACATTAATTTTATTTCTACAGCGTATGGAACTTTAAAAAGCGGATGAACGGTATTTGCCTTAACTCTCGCATCTTTTTTCTGATTCCAGGTAATCTTCATCTATGTCTTGCCGCAAATACTTACGGGAAATCACACACGAATTAAATTCTTTGTCTCGTACGCAACAGCCGCTTCTCTTGATTTAACCGTTACATACCTTACAGAAGATTGGAAAATGAGGAGGTGTTACGGAATGGCATTTGGCGCATACACCCGTTGGGCTGTAGTGTTTCTCATCATTTTCGTTTTGTTTATCCTGATTGTTCCGGATGGAGCTGGCTATTAATCAATTAAGAGGGAGGACGGAAGGGTGTACGGACAATTCGGTTATTACACTCGTTGGGCGGTAGTGTTTCTGATCATTTTTGTCTTGTTCTTCTTGCTGGTTCCCGGTTATACCACGGTTTGCAAGACAGTACCCACTTACTAAACAGAATCTTCCCCGCCAGACAGCCGGCAAATTGTTGAAAAGCACCGTTTTTGCGACGGTGCTTTTTCCTGATAATTTTCATTCCTATCGGTTTACGACGGACCTTCTTTTAGTTGCCGCGCGGATGTACGGTAATGAGCCAGGGCGATAAGCGGCCAAATTTTTGGGTATACATGATATCGAATATGCAACGCACCTGGGAAAGCCGAACCCGTTGGCATATCCTCTGTCCATATGACGCCGTGTGGCTCTGCATCGTGGTTCGCGTGATGCAATAACCAGTCTGCAGCCTTGCCACAAGCCTCCCATAACCGTTCTCGCTCCGATTGATCCGGTTCGATTTCATGCAGGTGCAAAAGCGCATCCAATCCCCAAGCCGTCTGGGTAGGAACGCCGTCAGTCAGCGGCACAAACCGCCCTTGCAAATCACTCTGACAAGACTCACCGAAACTCCCGTCTTGATGTTGAATATTCAAAAGCCACTCCTTTGCCTTTGAGACGCTTCGATGGTCACTTGACAGTTTTGCTGCCGCAAGCGCTTTTATCGCACACCATGTTCCATAAATGTATGTCGTACCCCATCTGCCAAACCAGCAACCCTCCGGTTCCTGATGACGGAGCAACCATCTTAAGGCACGACGTACCTTGCTGTCATGTAAGGGCAATACTTGTTTGCGAAGCAAAAACTCCAGAACTCTCCCCGTGATATCAGGTGTAGACGGATCATACATGGTTCGCCGCATGTCATTCGCCGGAATCCATTCGAGCCAACGTTTGTTGGAATTCTTCTCGAACGCTGACCACCCACCGTTCCGGTTCTGCATACTCAGCAACCAGTTTACGCCTTTCCGCCAGGCTTCTTCATATTTCATTCGAAATGGGTACAAGGCTTCCAGGCACGCGACCGTATCATCCGTATCCGGATGCCTGGTGTTGTTGCTTGAAAATCCCCAACCGCCTGCTTGAAGAGGGGCATGGTGCTGCTTGGACAGCAAATATTGGACCGCTCGCTGGATGGTGGGCGAATCAATGTCCGGGTCGGCTGTCAACAACGCGTTTGTCACCAAGGCCGTATTCCATACATGGGCATTGCAAGTCTGTTGGTGAACGTACGCTGTAAGAGGGTCTTGATACGCATTCCTCCGAATGGCCTGTAACGGCACCTGGATTTCCGGGTGGGTTATATTATATCCCAAGGAACGCAACGCAAAGATAAGCAAAAAAGTGGACGAATGATAGCTCCCTGCCGTTCCATCTTCTTCCCGCTCATCCAACATCCAATCCAGGCATCGGATCAACCTCTGCAGCATAAATGGCGAGAAATTCAATCTCCGGATGACCGGGACGGCGTCCTGCGTGTGGTAGTTTTCTTCTGTTGAAGTTAGCAGTTCACTCAAAACAGGCTCATGAACGCCTTTTTCGACAAACTGTACGGACGATAACAGCAGTATGGGAGCAATGTGCAGACGTGTAAACGTCACAATATCCGAAATGGCAACTGGAAACCAACGTGAAAACAACAGGGAATAAAGACCTGGGGAAGGCAACCATGTCCAAGGAATTTCGCCGCCGATGGCCAAAATCACCTTGGTGAGATTGCGGCATTTTCGTAGTCCGCCGTGCTGTAAGATAAATTGCTTTGCCAGCTCCTGGCGCTCTCTGTGGTCAAACCAGCAATGATAGAGGTCCAATGCATAATAACATTCTACTGTCGTCGACAGATCTCCTTCATCACCCGGATAGACCCCCCAGGAGCCGTCGACCCGCTGCGCCGCCAGAATCCGGTTGAGGAGCGGCTCTATCCACTCTGGGTCTGATACGTCAAGTAAAAATAAACAGATCGCTGTATGGGCATCTGCCATCACGCCGGTGTCAAAGCAATCTGTCCAGCAACCCTCCGAACTCTGGCTGTCCTTTAATCGCTGTACTGCAAGTTTAATTGTCGCATCCAACCGTGTTTCTGCATCGGCCATGTCCAATTTGAAATCGTCCTCCATCCCCCTCAACTCCTTTTCCCAAGCCGAAATGGAAGACACACTTCAGGGTATTCCTGGACAAGGTACAAAGTGTCGGCAGTTGGCCCGTGGAGGTTCACCAATTTGTACTTGCAGGAAGGGTAGAGGAGGCAGTTACAAATAAGTTAAAATCGTGGGTGCCTCTAACGCAACGTAATCCCTTACGGTAGGTTCAGGAGGTGATCACGGTGGCCTATACAGTAAAGGAAGTTTCAAATCTGTCCGGTGTGAGCATCAGGACGCTTCATTACGACGAAATCGGTTTGTTAAACCCCGCTTTTTACGGGGAGAACGGGTACCGTTATTACGAACAGGAGCAGTTGTTGCAGCTTCAGCAGATTTTGTTTTTTAGGGAATTGGAACTCCCGTTGGAAGATATTCAAACCATTTTGGAAAGCAACGCGTTTGAACGAGTGGAAGCGTTGCAATCCCATAAGCGTATTTTGCAAAAAAGGCGGAGCGTCTGCATGAATTGATGCGAACGATTGGTAAAACGATCCATTTGGCAGACTATGAATTTCTGGATAAACAGACGAAAAGCTACAAAATTACAGAACTGAAAGGGCCCTATGAAGGTTATCATGATGGAAACAGAAAAGGAAATTACCAGGTGGTGGTTTCTTGCGATTGTACGTATTCGAAACTCTATGAAGGTCAGGGAAGAACGAGCGGACCTAATTTGTATGTTGTCTATCTGGATCATAATGCCAGGGGCTGGTCGGTTGTAAGTGTCGGCAGCGGTCCATAACCGGGAGGTTCATTTTGCTGCAAAGTTGGCGAAACTAAAATCAGGATATGGAATCAGGTGTATCACGCATTTACTCCGTTGACAGCCGGTTCCGGCAATCCGCTTTTATTGGGGACCCACCAGGGGGAAGGCTATCCGATTTGAAAAGTTACCTGTACCTGAAACCGCTTCTGTTGTGGAAAGACCCGTTTTATTGGTTTCCGATTTTTCATATCGATTCCGATTGGTTAAAGTCGATCTTTCCGGCGCTGGTCAAAGCGGGAATAATCGGATTGCTGGTCGCTATGGCGGGGTTATCCAAACATCGCAAAGACAGTTTGTTGATCACGTGTGTGCTGGTGTATTTCACACTTTTGTACAGCATGTATTTTGTCATGGATCGGTACAACGAACCGTTGATGCCTTTAATCTTCCTGGGAATGGCGTTGGGAGCACGGGTTGTCTTGAGATGGTGATTTCTCACATAGCACCATCCATTCATCGACTTGCAGGGATTGAATCTGTCCCTCGTGCATGATCACTGAAAAATACTGCTGCAGTTTCTGGCTGCCCTCTTTCATAAACTGTTTGACGCATTCCGCCTGTTCCGAATCGTTAGCCATGCGTGTCGCCCAGACCGGAAAGTCGTATGTCTTTTTTCGCGTACGTGAATTTGCTTCCCGTAAACCGACTGATTGGAACAACTCTCGCCACTCTTTGATCGACAGACAACGGACATGGCTTTCATCCCGCAGTTTTTCAAACGTATTCATAAAATCGGCCAATTCAGGATCAGACGGGGCCACGTTATCAATCAGCAGAAATTTCCCTTTTGGCTTTAACACTCGCTCCGCTTCGCGAACAAATTGATCGGGGTTCGGAAAATGATGCGGCGCGAGGCGGCAGGTGACAACATCAAATGTGCTGTCCAAAAAGGGGAGCGATTCGGCGTCCGCCACCATGTACCAGATGTTGTGGAAATGTGGCTTGAGGTGTGCTGCCGTATTTTCCAACATTTGACGGGTGAGATCTGTGGAAAAAACAGACTGAACATGCGGAGCCAACGTTTTGGCGACATGTCCGCCGCCCGTTGCAATGTCCAGCACGACCCAATCCGGTTGCGGATTCAGCCATTCGAGCAGCAGGGTGAGGTCATCCGCTTTGGCGTGCGATTCGCTTGTCACGTATTTTTCAGCGTTTTTGGCAAACTGTTGTTTGACTGTATCCTTAATCGTTTTGTCGTTTTCCAATGGTTCCCCTCCTCATGGGACAGGTTTGTCTGATTGGATAGCGGCCTATCGTTTGAACGCGGCGGCACCATCGTCAACACAATAAATATGTCCATTCAGAAAAGAGGCGTCTTCACTTGCCAGGAAGGCGACTACTTTCGCCACTTCCTCCGGTTTGCCCGCCTTGCCGCGCATTTGCGCCCGCTGGATTTTGTTCCAAAGGGCTTCGTCCCCTTTCCACCTGGTGACGATTCCGGTGTCAATCAGCCCTGGTGCGATCCCGACTACCCGGATGTTGAATTTGGCCAGATCGAGAGCGGCCGCTTTCGTCAT
The sequence above is a segment of the Effusibacillus dendaii genome. Coding sequences within it:
- the folE gene encoding GTP cyclohydrolase I FolE, producing the protein MSIVTSKQAMLEEHIRAILELIGEDPNREGLLDTPKRVAKMYQEVFAGVGVNPKTALTTTFEEEYDGLVVVKDINYHTFCEHHLIPFYGKVHVGYLPKGRIVGLSKFARLVELLAQRPQVQERMTQQIADAIMEALEPKGVIVKVAGVHLCMCARGVKKPGTETVTLVKKGIFAENDLLVQEFEQSL
- a CDS encoding 6-carboxytetrahydropterin synthase; amino-acid sequence: MIYMSRRVDFSAAHVYRKASWSNERNVRVFGACSNPNGHGHDYVLEVMVRGHLDARSGIVVNIVDIDRIVKGIIRNELDGKFLDREHSYFKEKIPTTENIVEYLWSRFDGAFPNCELYKIRLQENPFLFSEKEGESMVTLTRKYHFSAAHRLHSDFLTEEENAAIFGKCNNPHGHGHNYRLEVTVSGSPDPETGMIVNLTDLDRTIERVVLDKFDHKHLNLDTEEFKNLNPTSEVVALVIWNMLEPHIPNLYKIGLWETEKNYFEYCGPVKE
- a CDS encoding SDR family oxidoreductase; the encoded protein is MFDLNSIRGKTIAITGASRGIGKETAQLLGSLGANLVLGSRNVPDLTKVSSQIQAKDASVLAVQLDVTNESSVRHFLDASISQFGAVDALINSAGVGTFASIIDLSSDDFENMLAVNLKGTFLCCKYFGQHMAARRKGQILNMVSIAGTTALPGCGGYSASKFGVLGFTRVLQTELRDKGVRVTSVLPGAVDSPFWEKISQKPDTADMIPLQVMARHIVYLLTQPDGAVVDEITIMPPFGIL
- a CDS encoding ATP-binding protein yields the protein MDVRGLFNKMFQRQDNSPHDQRIVNPVLPRLSLEFVKERAIIGWMANRMGEYLSWNKGARDFLFFKSFLSKEESDENELLKLSELMFQWCTKGENVPEKIKHKRLAPSLETAFLNVYREYSEYCKRVNSEPAVIAQNDPNGDLNMWGVYRDVMYAATQRRFLLISNDELEVYMQGTILLEQEVKERADIAVCREKTKDVFQTLGIEPSTIMSWQLAISEAVTNILKHAEYGRMSVMENGEEIQVIIMDKGPGFALNELPNTVLMAGYSTKKSLGQGFTLMMKMTHQVLLNTTPNGSTIILIFKKAGRRK
- a CDS encoding HAMP domain-containing protein produces the protein MKRKTVMSQMILKIGIVLFLVGSVTISLIYYFVAIQINQVEKEEVSTVTKIVSNTMESTQTSTKIIENLITQKLLTASKGIAKELQGKSIEQITTEDLIKLKEHWNLYDITLFMKKGDDIVAVKSSQPKEIGLSTKGWGFWYQAFDQLLSGKKVTVSEGYSTDHFWAGPISLSEWEGKYILYGYFNDGTTPFLINPYILDQDIYNITYKSGPNQMIEKLKNEMNSVEEISVINVPAWLKGKENKVVYPEFDEPLLYGTHSFSLPMDNEILKKVMENKKELNVHFKSGSKQLTEYFIPFPQDRVLTIVLNSQFYENIQKKLLIFLIFDFLVLFLVIFTLIRIIAKRQLKPLQKIIAHLRQLSRGDMTEKLDIRENNEWGWLAIQINEMTDKVSMLISDLKKEVRSLNFLSYSLTERAQSSLETMSNSSTSLTVHARTVFAELGFQIETLMRDLDILVNTVSGLEVDSNLKTNLKDSILNIGLKLSQMDDLMKSDAHSVTELGMMFYDTLNEITEAINHLNNSTMDLQSKAEVFQIDEDEIN
- a CDS encoding haloacid dehalogenase type II; this translates as MQNIKAIVFDAYGTLFDVHTVVEKCEQYFPTQGKVISQIWRQKQLEYTWLRSLMGRYEDFWHVTSDALTFTLKELGLETNDDICTDILKEYLYLKPYPEVPYALNELKNHTLAILSNGSLEMLNDMVQNAGLREVFSNVISVDELKIFKPFMGVYQLAPAKLGIRKEETLFISSNSWDATGAKVFGFQVCWINRFNKTFDELNTRPDLIIKSLDELVTYIR
- a CDS encoding MaoC/PaaZ C-terminal domain-containing protein, with product MYFEEFEVGQKFQLKTITLTEKEIYEFAEKFDPQPIHIDEEFSKRSIFNGIIASGFHTMSAVWGQWIRANKFGTEIIGGIGLDYMTWKSPVRPNEQLQTIVEVVEKIPSSKGGRGILVLKFTVMNPIEQVVLDTQARVIIKSKI
- a CDS encoding YmaF family protein — protein: MEEKKKEEHVIRGILLHTDNQNLSDEHSHDMYLITWDGRVLHVHNFAGTTSFDIGHSHQYAGTTEPAPIGVPHTHGYYTVTSFNDGHTHTIQGRTGPDIPLPTGGHCHLFEGVTTVNGRIPHTHRYSGRTSIS
- a CDS encoding prenyltransferase/squalene oxidase repeat-containing protein; its protein translation is MEDDFKLDMADAETRLDATIKLAVQRLKDSQSSEGCWTDCFDTGVMADAHTAICLFLLDVSDPEWIEPLLNRILAAQRVDGSWGVYPGDEGDLSTTVECYYALDLYHCWFDHRERQELAKQFILQHGGLRKCRNLTKVILAIGGEIPWTWLPSPGLYSLLFSRWFPVAISDIVTFTRLHIAPILLLSSVQFVEKGVHEPVLSELLTSTEENYHTQDAVPVIRRLNFSPFMLQRLIRCLDWMLDEREEDGTAGSYHSSTFLLIFALRSLGYNITHPEIQVPLQAIRRNAYQDPLTAYVHQQTCNAHVWNTALVTNALLTADPDIDSPTIQRAVQYLLSKQHHAPLQAGGWGFSSNNTRHPDTDDTVACLEALYPFRMKYEEAWRKGVNWLLSMQNRNGGWSAFEKNSNKRWLEWIPANDMRRTMYDPSTPDITGRVLEFLLRKQVLPLHDSKVRRALRWLLRHQEPEGCWFGRWGTTYIYGTWCAIKALAAAKLSSDHRSVSKAKEWLLNIQHQDGSFGESCQSDLQGRFVPLTDGVPTQTAWGLDALLHLHEIEPDQSERERLWEACGKAADWLLHHANHDAEPHGVIWTEDMPTGSAFPGALHIRYHVYPKIWPLIALAHYRTSARQLKEGPS
- a CDS encoding MerR family transcriptional regulator; its protein translation is MAYTVKEVSNLSGVSIRTLHYDEIGLLNPAFYGENGYRYYEQEQLLQLQQILFFRELELPLEDIQTILESNAFERVEALQSHKRILQKRRSVCMN
- a CDS encoding class I SAM-dependent methyltransferase, coding for MENDKTIKDTVKQQFAKNAEKYVTSESHAKADDLTLLLEWLNPQPDWVVLDIATGGGHVAKTLAPHVQSVFSTDLTRQMLENTAAHLKPHFHNIWYMVADAESLPFLDSTFDVVTCRLAPHHFPNPDQFVREAERVLKPKGKFLLIDNVAPSDPELADFMNTFEKLRDESHVRCLSIKEWRELFQSVGLREANSRTRKKTYDFPVWATRMANDSEQAECVKQFMKEGSQKLQQYFSVIMHEGQIQSLQVDEWMVLCEKSPSQDNPCSQRHSQED